In the Podospora bellae-mahoneyi strain CBS 112042 chromosome 4, whole genome shotgun sequence genome, one interval contains:
- a CDS encoding hypothetical protein (COG:S; antiSMASH:Cluster_3; EggNog:ENOG503P2P7), which translates to MGKIYSAASQVLVWLGPASHNSDSVMQLWAAVGQEVRDMGIERYYTKEGWPLLHDIMSNTDPSDPETRQYQALLQKHAPDFAAQIRDGSIKSWFERPWFTRAWVTQEFCLGPDTVLVCGDQKLDADLVMLAGQILSYSSLLLVRPPYCLTVEELSSLDDPTADFFSCRKRRRGYETKTGDGKGDTLFVLLKKMFVGRETYAKVWRDRVYSLLGLAVDAEVLGIRPDYGDLWGEEKTVEIMTDMARRMITNDYSKRVDVLCYSGFPKVVPGLPSWVPDWKTNTVKSYYQVQKVVYPHYFAACGEGNLEVQVVPSWSTRVLGLGGFGSILLTCCLREMARKSGLMCTDGMGRA; encoded by the coding sequence ATGGGCAAAATCTACTCCGCCGCATCCCAAGTCCTAGTCTGGCTCGGTCCTGCCTCGCACAACTCCGATTCTGTCATGCAGCTCTGGGCCGCCGTCGGCCAAGAAGTGCGCGACATGGGCATCGAAAGGTACTACACCAAAGAAGGCtggcccctcctccacgacaTCATGTCCAACACCGACCCCTCCGACCCCGAGACACGGCAGTACCAAGCCCTGCTTCAAAAACACGCACCCGATTTCGCTGCTCAGATCCGCGACGGAAGCATCAAATCCTGGTTTGAAAGGCCCTGGTTCACCCGTGCGTGGGTGACACAAGAATTCTGCCTCGGCCCCGACACCGTCCTTGTTTGCGGCGATCAAAAGCTCGATGCCGACTTGGTGATGCTCGCGGGGCAGATACTAAGTTACTCCAGCTTGCTCCTCGTCCGCCCGCCTTATTGCCTCACCGTGGAGGAGTTATCCTCTCTTGACGATCCCACGGCGGATTTCTTCAGCTGTCGGAAGCGTCGGAGGGGTTATGAGACTAAGACTGGGGATGGAAAGGGCGACACGCTTTTCGTGCTGTTGAAAAAGATGTTTGTCGGCAGGGAGACGTACGCAAAAGTTTGGAGGGACAGGGTCTACTCGCTGCTGGGACTGGCGGTGGATGCAGAGGTGTTGGGGATCAGGCCTGATTATGGGGACTtgtggggggaggaaaagacgGTGGAGATTATGACTGatatggcgaggaggatgattaCGAATGATTACTCCAAACGGGTGGATGTGTTGTGTTATTCGGGGTTCCCAAAGGTAGTTCCAGGGCTGCCGTCTTGGGTGCCGGATTGGAAGACGAATACGGTCAAGTCGTATTATCAGGTGCAGAAGGTGGTTTATCCGCATTATTTTGCGGCttgcggggaggggaatcTGGAGGTTCAAGTGGTGCCATCTTGGTCAACACgggtgctggggttggggggttttgggtcGATACTGTTGACATGCTGCCTCCGGGAGATGGCAAGGAAGTCTGGTCTGATGTGCACAGATGGGATGGGCCGCGCTTGA